ACCAAGGCATCAAATGATTTGTAATCATCTTGAATAGTGGTTGCATTGTCATTGTCCTTGTTATCGCCAATTTTCAAGTAAATAGGACCCATTTTTCTTGTATGGCCTTCTTTCTTATAGAGGTAACACCTAATAGTAGGAGCATTACCACCGTAAGACTTGTGTTGAtctttacccttcttcttcttcttcttctcaaactTACCATCATTCTTCGAGAATTTTACTTTTATGGACAATCCTTCACCAATAGATGATGGTTTGTGCTCATTTCTTCCATTCAAGTCCTTCGAGTACAAGGTCAATTTAACTTGTTTAAAGGTCAGAGACTCTCTTCTTTACAAGAAAGTTTCTTTAAAATGAGCATGAGATCTTGGTAAAGcacacaacatcaacaacacttgatcttcatcatcgatgtTGACATCAATATTCTCCAtatcaaaaatcaatttatttaacATATTCAACTGCACATTTAAGACTTTGTCTTCACTCATTTTGAGTTCACTCATCTTGAGTGAATATAAAACTTGTTTCAGGTGAGACAATTTTCCAACAACTTGGTCATGTATAAACCTTCAAGCTTATTCCACATACCCCCTGCCATTTTCTCCTTTGAGACCTTccagagaaccttatcaccaaggctcaaaaTTATGGCAATGCGGGCTTCTCAATCATTGTCGTCTTCTCCTTCTTCGTTAGGGCAACATCATCGTTTTCTGGTCCTTTTAACACTTATAACAGACGCTGAAGAACAAGAAGATCTTACATCTTCATGTGCCATAatccgaaatcattcactccggtgaatttcTCAATTTCATACTTTATTGATGGCATCTTGATCCACGATCACCGTACTAGTTTTTTGAAAAATCGGTGCCAAGAACAAACTAAATTTGTGAGAAAGATAGAATTATTGATCAAACGAGAAACCGTTCAATTCAAGATGGGAGAGAAGAAGAGGGAGAAAACAAAGTTGGTTAGACGGTTATTTTCTATTCACTTTTTCAATGAGATTTACTAATTACAAGTTAACAACAATCAATCTCTCTCCTAACAAGTGAAAGGGCAGCCTATATATAGACTACTAGcatatgtatgttatgtatgatgaTAACTCTCATACATGACATACATATCTACTATATAAAAATACATAAACTAACATCGATTACTACATACTTGAACAAACTTCGACTCCAGTTTGAACAAATACAAACTACCCTTATCAAGACTGGAATTTGATCTAATACTACAATGataatttaagaaaatttctttacccacctccctatgggtggtcacctcctgcgaaaaaccaaaactacccctgcttcggaagttcatttccgaaagcgtgttttttaaaaaaattgacttacttcggaagttcatttccgaaacaattatttcggaagttcacttccgaaatactgcgatttctgcagatttatcaaaacactccccctcccccaatcatttaccctaaatcaaaacaaaaagtggcagaggcgaaaatttgtgcaaacagaattccaaagctgcatcaaggctccaatcacactgctaaacaacattcaaaagccctcaatcctaacactttgtaagttttgaaatttttagatctattattcaaatgcatgttatttagggttttaattgcataaatgatatatggctaggttgttagtagtatttaggttgtttagaagcattttgatttggtttgaaggttgatttaggggtctgccatggaagttgaaggaaattgcatcgcaggggtgtttcggaagttcatttccgaaaacacctccatcccagttttcggaaatgaacttccgaaatatatcagaattcaaatttttttgttttttattttgtctcgcatattaatcgatttcaattgtttacaggaacatgtcttctagagagggcgctaagggaagaaaggattcttcaaagaaagaggtgaaagaggtgaaggaggtgaaggaggtgaaggaggtgaaggagaagaagaaggtttcgactggctctacttctcgttcccagggggcccggggcccggatgctcaagctcagtcttcaggcgtgagagtcgtgatcaacgctgatggttctgagactgagtgggatgaggattggtataattatcttcattcggaggagttcgctcgtcgggaagaataacgtgttttttttgtttgatgtgtattttgtaacgctcgtcgggcagaataacatgtttttgttttgttttgttctgatttcggattgtatcgcacagtgtatttgtattggatttatcatgttagtttttggaagtggtaaccggggtcggaacatatgacggatgaggtggatgtctggaggaagtagaactggagatacgtccaccacgagacaaagtagccaatcaatgtaagctatagtttatgattatcatctggggacgtcatttctaaaaaatcaagattaaaaataataagattttttttccaattttttgtaatgacgtcccctgatgataatgataaattatagcttacattgattggctcctttgtctcgcggtggacgtacctccgggtcttcttcctccggacatccacctcctccgtcatatgtttcggctccggttacacctcctccgtcatttgttactttcagttgtacgtatttttattaaaataataaataaaccttttgaaatttggaagcctttttttctccccaccactctctcatccccacctacccgtgtttaacaatatgtaactttaattttatgtaatattatcgttgtaattttcacccgattaaataaagcgaattgttcattttcttctgtccagacctattttcggaagtgcatttccgaattcctccaaggggggtgcgctcggagatgaacttccgaaacaccacattttctgaaaagtgactttatttcggagatgcatctctgaaatcaatattttatattaaaaaaaacacgttttcggaagttcatttccgaaaacactttttttccaaaaaaaagtaccgtttcggaaatgaacttccgaaacaaggggtattgtggtaaattcaccaggggtgggcaagaaggttaggaggtgggtgaagaaaaactCTAATTTAAAAGAGGTTGAGAGAATTCCTTTATGGGTTTTTCACCTGTGTGCATGTGACAGGTTTTGCTAAAACAAGAAAGGAATGagtgtaagtataagagtgcgcctaagagggggggtaaattaggttttcaaaaatttaatcggttttatgagaatacttctaataatttttggttaagtgtttgaaggtctttgtaaggttcttttcttttctttggtaatggtgatgaaagcgataaagtgcggaaaagtaaagaacgcaacgatatatactggttcccctcacaatccgagagtactccagtcccctttcaaacacgaaagagatttcactatagttagaattattgtacaagcctatgcctactatctaacctatagggtgatcaaaggttcttaacacctttaagatcaatcaacactaatgtgaatgaagaacaatcctcttcaaacacaccacttacttccaacaatcctggatagtaaggagataattttctttgaattttttacaagagatttagatgaagtttgtatagcactatcaatcttgtattgatcttcttcttcaaataaacaattctcaaaatgtatataagtgttcacaatgtatgcatgaaactttaaatgaattctcaatgaaaatgtgtgtagaaagtttcatataaaaattctggtttgtggacacttgaaaataatgaaatttatgagtatgaattgttaatgaagaaggtgaataatgattttgaaatatgtagtatttataatgtgtcaaacacctctttgaatggttatttttccatgaaacaatgcaatgatcaagtggtaagaaaatggattcgtttgaataagatcatgcaatgaaaaaacacactggttcagtaggaaccggttcctacctgggacaacccggttcctgctgaacgttacagcagaaatttcaaattttgaactgaggaaccggttcccacctagggacaacccggttccccatagtaaaacacagagaACTGAAAACTTAGAATGCTGGGAActggttcccccatagggacaacccggttcctaaaacctttattttgaattttaactttgaaaaaggttttaaatgaacttttgaaggatgacactttgtagtatgtttatgatatgcatggaaatatatttgtgaacaattatatgtcaaagtgagtattgtttatacctttgatactttagcttgattcttgaatcttcacaatttcttcaagactttgaaatgatgtatttttgcttgatacttgaaattctttttgcacatcctttataaaagcttgatgtccatattgtcttcatcaaaacacactatgcttgagaagcttgcatttacaatGAGTCTGCCATGTTGTGAGCAGCTAGAGAAACATGGTATAAGGGGATGTTTTCTTGAGATTTGCAAGTAGGAATTATATTCCTCTACACCGACCAAATCCTTGCAACATAAGATTGTAGAGGACTTATGACATGCCGCTTCTAAGCCAACTATTTCCATCCAAAGTTATGGAAAAATATGCATATAAAAATTCTAGAACATGCCATGTGTAATTGGATTCAATACAATCTTGGACACAGTGAAAGAAAGACTCGTCCTACAAACTACAACGAGTGTAAAAAGTTGAAGAGTTCATTTCTTAATGTTGCTCAGTGGAAAGATAGGGACCGAGTTATGGTTGACAAGACATAATAAGGTGGAGCTTTCAAATCCAAGATAAGAGGACTTAtgtgttgtaataatttttatatagtgTTATTTTCTTGTTGTCTATTGACAACGACtgtggtttttttatttattttagagttttcacattaatattttgtattgttattttattgttttttttaatatttgttattttttctaCACGATCCCCTTAGTCTTATGATATCATGTTTGGTGAGTATGAATGCATGATACTATGAAAGATTACATTAATTgtaaaaagagatgagagaaagcAAGTTCAACTTGCTATTGTATGGTATTTCTCATTACATGAGTGAAGTTCTAAACATTCACATATACACCGCTCATACAAAGTATATTGTAGTTAGTTACACCATTAAAACTTCCATAGCTAATTCCCCGACTCCTCTAACTAACTGTTACTCTCTAACTAGCTTTTACTCTCTGATACATGGGTTTTTttattgataaaataaataacatgGGTTCTATAATTCTGGCACTAGCTTAAAACAATTTCAAGTAGGAAAACATCCTCTTATTATGTAATATAAGAGGCTTTGAAATTTGTATCATACATATTATAAATTAGAGTATGGGTCTTCATTAGTTCAGACAAATTCGAATTAAACTGAAATCTAAACTAAATTATAGTGATTAGTTGAAGTATTTTTTTAACTCagacaaaaacaaaatcaaaccaaCGAAACtcaatattaattaatttcagACATTGGATTTCCAAAACTCTACCCAAACCAACCTTAACTAATTTGTATAATTTATATCATAATTATCATGTAAATTTGTATAAGATATTCaaatttaagaagaaaaaaaatgaaattccaTTTGTGACATTCACAATCTATATGGAGAAACcaaaaaattagaaattttatattattaaattattaaaatttagttgattaaattagatattttttaaaaatatttgtgcacatTTGTTGTTAATGTATCCAATCAATTCAACCCAAATCAAATGGTTGTTTTTCGATTTGGTTTGATTTGAATTGTATCATAAATTCAATTCAAATcaatctatatttttttaatcggTTTAGATATCAAATtctcacaaaaaaaattaaaccgGCTCGCGGACAccctaaattagaaaaaaaaattaaaaaaaaattaaagtagaGATGTAAACTTCTAAACAAACATGATAGAAAAATAATGAGAAGATTCATTTTCCGTTTTAAGTTTTTGTTTAAAATGAGTTAAGAATTAAGATTTAATTGACTTTATATACATTAAACTATAATAGTTGAACTATATAACAGTCgaagaaaaaaaaatccaaataaccatgtttaataatttatttacaccaaaaaccatgttttcggcaaaattacgcatatgaccaggtttcagaggtggtctccacataggagccacctcaggtggcgccaaCCACTAAATTGACACAACatatgcgccacccagggtggcatcaatgttgattttttggtttttagccacctagggtggcgcctactcccatttccttttttttttatttttttttgttttttttttgttgtttatatactatttttttttaatttttttttatttattaataaaatggtttttaacataaataaataagttcAGTGAATCAGTTAAGTCGAGCGTCCACGGAAAAGAGTAGTTCATTgattaattaaaaggtacatagaaaataaccaacagaaaagataaagtaaaacatctaagaaatcaccacggttaaaacaatgtcattaggtccatgcatcatttgaatgacatcaatgtcgtattccaccttatgccagaaacttatcgttgctccagtcacaggatcggcccttgttttaagcctcttgatgcttcttatctgttcgccggcctcgtactccccctctaaaaatctcaggagagtcctcttgagttgctcgacggaagagatattccaaaacataaccggcatgggaggtttgacggcggagaatatgacatgtccgttccttctgcgatactccggctcaggttcggcacgccatgttgatctccggggcggcaactctgttgtccggtgacatccatctggcctagtggttgtccggcgaggcatggttgtgtttgtgtgattgtttggtatttggattttgtgtatctgtgtgtatactcaaccataggagcccctaatttataatagtagtgggtagaaaaaattaatgatgttgcgtactgtttacaagcacgcctaacatgtatgataaatgcagacacactgatcaatgactgacttgatgggactagacgaaagcatgcgtatttgactgaCTGTCCATAATAAAGAGTGGCAGTATGGGCCATGAAGACAATTTCACTACgagacaaagacataactagttgatttaataaaggataatacaaatacataacaaatagaaatacaaatacaaatacatttacgaatactaatacaaatacaaaaacattgtcaataaaaatacagatgacatacaactaattgttggtggaatttgatccacggttaggacaggtatttctattgtgcccgacttcacgacatatgctacactttcgtaccattttctcatgatccatctcggttgtgatccgggtgctgttcgggcggcctcttttctttctccgcatgttatcattatgccaaaccacgtccccttcatacgtaggccaataatcctcctttgccatcacttgaaatgagttgttgtacaccccgagcaaggtatctgccttgtaaatgggagataaaagtgctaacggatcttgatgcgcatacgaacatgctgcaattacatgagagcatggcatccgaaaggcttgaaactttccacaatcgcaccacccttcatctataagaaccctgtatttttgtctcggaaggccctcgttatggtcaatcgtttccttaacactgaaggtccggttgaatcgatcgaaagatgtcacaatgtggctgttggctttggcagattgctctttcatgaatttgacgcATGTTTCGCTCCATAATTGTCCGGATTCTATAACTGCATTCCAACGCTCACCTCTTCTTGCGAAAAGAGAAGCCATCCTTGCCTTACAAGAGCGATGGAGGCCTGAAACCCACACGTTTCATCTTCCAATAGGTGAGTGTACTATTACTCTAGAGGATGTTTATATGTTACTTGGTCTGCCCATTGATGGCAAGGCTGTTAATGGATCTGTTCAACATGCTAATTCAATGTGTGAGAGAGTGTTGGGAAGAGATCTAGTTGTGCCTACTCAAGGTTCAAGAGGCCAGGGTATCAGTCTGGTCTCCCTTAGAGATTACTATGATGAACTCGTCTTGATGGACAACTTTACTGAGGAGCATGTTTGGTTAATGACTAAGGTTTATATAATGTTGATGTTTGGTAAACTTTTATTCCCGGAGTCGACAGGTAACACTGTCAACTTTTTCTATTTAAGTAAATTTGACAGTATTAGCAAGATTAggaaatatagttgggggtccgccgttttggcgatgttataccagtctctttgtaagaacgcggttgccgagaagtgcaccttctatggatgtgcgttcctcctacaagtatggggttggtggagaaTGCCGACGCTGTCCCCGGTAGGCAGGAACAACTACACGTTCCCTTATGCAACAAGGTacgtctttttctctttttcaacgCTATTCCTTGAATGCTAACtatctttttcataaaaatctgaaataacATTTTTGCTCTTTATTTTTTAGGTTCTGTGGTCCTAAATTGGATTACAGTAAGAATCCGAGGGGGAGTGTTGTTTTATATCGGGACCTAATTGATCACCTCCGAGCTGAAGATGTATTATCCCTAAACTTTTATATGATCATATAGATGTATTACAATTCATCATGCtttttaataatatgttattttttctcccacgcagtttaattggagaccatacttgTTGCTAGACCATGAGCCAAACGAGAGTGACCGGGAAGTTTGGACTGCAGTAGTACCGATAATAAGGTTCAACATCATTGAGATGCACCAATCTGACCGTGTGAGACTGCAGTTTGGCATGCATCAACCGATCCCGGATCCCCCCACTGATTTGGGTCGCTGGCATATTAAAAGAGTTAACAATCAATGGGACCACGCAGATTATCGTACATTCGCACCTGAATTTTGTGAGA
The Vicia villosa cultivar HV-30 ecotype Madison, WI linkage group LG6, Vvil1.0, whole genome shotgun sequence genome window above contains:
- the LOC131615015 gene encoding protein MAIN-LIKE 2-like yields the protein MNLTHVSLHNCPDSITAFQRSPLLAKREAILALQERWRPETHTFHLPIGECTITLEDVYMLLGLPIDGKAVNGSVQHANSMCERVLGRDLVVPTQGSRGQGISLVSLRDYYDELVLMDNFTEEHVWLMTKVYIMLMFGKLLFPESTGNTVNFFYLSKFDSISKIRKYSWGSAVLAMLYQSLCKNAVAEKCTFYGCAFLLQVWGWWRMPTLSPVGRNNYTFPYATRFCGPKLDYSKNPRGSVVLYRDLIDHLRAEDVLSLNFYMII